In Sphingomonas sp. LT1P40, the DNA window CCTCGATCCGATTGGCATAGACGGAAATATTCTCGGTCGGTTTGACCACCAGACCGACGACCGGCGTGACGGCGTCCCGCACCACCTTGGTTACCCGATAGACCGGAGCATAGGCGAAGGTCCGCGACACCAGATGTTGATAGCGCCCACCGACCGTCAGCAGGACCGTGTCGTCGAGGAAGCCGAGTGTGTCGGACGCAAAAGCACTGCCATAATCGAACATCTGCAGCCGGCGCAGATTGGGCAGCACGGTCGCATCGGCCGGCCTTGCCACCTGCGGCGCGTTATACAGATTGGAGCAGAACACGTTGACCGTCAGCGATGCCGCCGGGATGCCGGCGCAGTTCGCGCCGGTACGTGTCGATGCCGGATAGATGCCGGCGGTCGAGACGTTGCGATTTTCCTGAACGACCAGCGACGTGCCCGCATTGAACTGATGCGAAATGCCGCCGGTCTTGAACTTGGCGCGCAAACCGATCTGCCCGGCTTCGTTATTGTCGGCGCGCGGCACATAGAGCCGCGGCTGGGTCGCGTTGCCATTGGCGTTGAACACGGTGATCGACGAGTAATCGCCATATTCGCTACCGTCGCGCATACCGACGGCGGCGTACAGCATGACGTCCTTGGCGATGTCCAGCTCGATGCGCAGCGTCCCATAGATGTCGCGCAGCTTGGTGGAGGTCCAGGCCTGGCCGAAATTATAGTCGGCCGGTGGCGGCGCGGGTACGGCGGTGAGTGTCGACCCAAGGCGAACGACGGGGCGTGGCTGAAGCACCCGCTGATTTTCGTAACCGATGTCGAGGAACACCCGCGCCGGTCCGGAGCGATAGTCGATTCCCAGGCCGCCGACGATGACGCGCTTTTCCTCGTTCGGGATCGAATTCTCGCCCTCGCGGTACACGCCGTTCACGCGGACGCCGAGTTCATCGTCGTCGCCAAAGCGCCTGCCCGCGTCGAAATTCCCGCCGAAGATGCTCCGGCCACCAAAGCTGGCGGTTGCGCGATACAGTTCTTTCTGCGCGCGCTTCGGCGTCAGGTTGATGCCACCGCCGACACCCGATCCGCCCGGAGGGGCACCGAACAGGAACGCGCTGGCACCGTTGAGCACCTGAATCCCCTCATAGAGTTCGGGCGAAATCAACTGGCGCGGCGCGATCCCGTACATGCCATCGATCGCAAGGTCGTCGCCGAACAGCGGAAAGCCGCGCACGACGAACAATTCGGCCTGGTTGCCATTGCCCGATGTGACGCGCACCGACGGGTCGTTCTTCATCACGTCGCCGATCGTCTCGGCCTGCTGGTCGAGCACGAGCTGCGCTGTGTAAGTGGTGACGTTGAACGGCGTCGACATCGCGTCCTGATCGCCCAGCGCGCCGAGATTGCCGTCGCTGACCACCTGCTTCTGCGCCTGTTGCGCGGTCACGATGACGGTGTCTTCTTCCGGCTCGTCCTGTGCGAAGGCCGACGTGGTCGAAACAAATGCCACGGCCAGCGTGGCGAGGCCGACGCCCCGAAATGCCGAATGATGAGCAACCATTTTAAATCCCCCGATAATTGGTTCGCGTTCCTCCCGACACGGCTGGCACATCGTCCAAACCTGTTATCGTTGTGCCAGCCTGTTCCGCACGAATGGATCCAGAAACATCCAGTTCTTTCGCAAAGGACGGGACCATTTAGATTAGACCAAGTCAAACCGGTCATTGTTTTTCCGGCCCGTCAAATCAAAAACAATAAAGTGTTTTCGATCGGCAAAACGCGCCTGTTACAGGGGATCATGACGACCCGCATTGCCGCCCGGGACATGATGTCGCGAGCGGCTCGTACAATAATTATTTGATCTTGGTGCGCGGTGGATTGGCAGCCCGCCAGCCGTCGAGCCGCTGGATCCATTGTCCTGCCGACACCGGGCCGATCGTTTTCGAATCGGTGTGAGCGGCAACGAACTCCCGAATATCGACGAAATAGGCCGGGCCGGCGGGAATGCCGAGTCCCTTGCGCTTTGCTGCCATCTTCGCCTCCTGCTCCGGCGTTGGCTTGATCGCCGCAACCGGCTTGAACAGGATTACGTCGAAGTCTGCGCCATTCTCATGAAAGAACAGCTGGACCGGGGGCAGGCCTGCCG includes these proteins:
- a CDS encoding TonB-dependent receptor, whose protein sequence is MVAHHSAFRGVGLATLAVAFVSTTSAFAQDEPEEDTVIVTAQQAQKQVVSDGNLGALGDQDAMSTPFNVTTYTAQLVLDQQAETIGDVMKNDPSVRVTSGNGNQAELFVVRGFPLFGDDLAIDGMYGIAPRQLISPELYEGIQVLNGASAFLFGAPPGGSGVGGGINLTPKRAQKELYRATASFGGRSIFGGNFDAGRRFGDDDELGVRVNGVYREGENSIPNEEKRVIVGGLGIDYRSGPARVFLDIGYENQRVLQPRPVVRLGSTLTAVPAPPPADYNFGQAWTSTKLRDIYGTLRIELDIAKDVMLYAAVGMRDGSEYGDYSSITVFNANGNATQPRLYVPRADNNEAGQIGLRAKFKTGGISHQFNAGTSLVVQENRNVSTAGIYPASTRTGANCAGIPAASLTVNVFCSNLYNAPQVARPADATVLPNLRRLQMFDYGSAFASDTLGFLDDTVLLTVGGRYQHLVSRTFAYAPVYRVTKVVRDAVTPVVGLVVKPTENISVYANRIEALVQGAVAPATFGGLTVANAGTIFEAYRSVQYEAGVKFALRGLTGTAAIYQTSQPITNYVDRPGNQLALEVDGEQRNRGVELSLNGEPTDWLRFIGGLTYTDAEVVKQTTVVSGTRIDLAGKRGIGVPEWQVSFGTEVVPPFLKNATFTGRVVYTDSQFVNNVNTLSIPGWTRFDLGVRYVIVADGHPLTFRLSAENVTDKAYWSSAALGYLTIGAPRTFKSSVTFEF